DNA from Variovorax sp. V213:
GGCCTTGCTGGATCTCGATGCACGGATGCGACACGAAGCTCGGCGCGCGCCAGTGCAGCGTGTGCGAGCGCTCGGCCAGCGCGCACAGCGTGTCGAGCGTGGCAATGGCGCCGGCCAGCTGCGTGAGCGCGGGCACCGAGGGCTGCAGCGCATCGAGCAGCTGCTCGTAGAGCCACTTCTCGCGGGCCAGCGCGCGGTCTTGCGCGCTCAGCGCCTTGTCCTCGAAAGCCTTGAGCTCGGGCGTGATGAAGCGTTCGGCGTTCTTCAGCGTCTGGCGGCGGCGGTAGTTGTCGGGCACCTTCGAGAGCGCGCTTTGCGTCACCTCGATGTAGAAGCCGTGCACGCGGTTGAACTGCACCCGCAGGTTGCTGATACCGGTGCGCTCGCGTTCGCTCACCTCGAGCTTCAGCAGGAAGTCGTCGCAGTTCTCGCTGATGGCGCGCAGCTCGTCGAGCTCGGCGTCGTGGCCGGTGGCGATCACCCCGCCATCGCGCACCAGCGCCGACGGGTCGGGCTTGATGGCGCTCACCAGGAGGTCGGCGCAGCCCGGCGGCGGCGCAAGCCGCTCGGCAATCCGGTCGAGCAGCGCGGCCGATGCGGGAAGGAGCGGCGCCAGCTGCTCGGCCTTGGCGAGCGCCAGGCGCAGCGCCAGCAGCTCGCGCGGTCGCACCTGCCTGAGCGCGATGCGCGCCGCGATGCGCTCCACGTCGCTCGTGTTCTTGAGCTGCTCGCGCAGCGAGCGCCAGGGGGCGGCCGTGCCGCCCAGCACCGTGGACTGCAGTGCACCGATGGCTTCGAGCCGGGCCTGCGCCTCGCCGCGCTCGCGCCGGGGCGACAGCAGCCAGCGCTTCAGAAGGCGGCTGCCCATGCCCGTCATGCAGGTGTCGAGCAGCGAGAACATCGTGGGCGAATCTTCGCCGCGCAGCGTCTGCACCAGCTCCAGGTTGCGCCGCGTGGTGGGCGGCAGCTCGATCAGGTCGCCGTCGCGCTCCACCGAGAGGCGCTGCACATGCGAGAGGGCGCGGCCTTGCGTGTGCTCGGCGTAGCCGAGCAGCGCAGCCGCCGCGGCATGCGCGTTGGAAAGCGATTCGGCATTCCAGGCGGCCAGGCTGTTGCTGCCCATCTGCTCGCTGAGCTTGCGTTCGCCCAGGCCGCCGTCGAACTGCCAGGCCGGGCGGATCGAGAGCGTGAAAGGCGTGGCCGCGCGCGCGGCCTTCAGCCGCTGCTCGAAGGCCGGCGTGACCTCGGCGCTGTAGAGCAGCTCGCTCGGCGCGATGCGCGCGATCCAGGCTTCGAGCGCGTCGGCCGGGCATTCGGCCAGCCGCAGCTCGGCCCCCGTGACGCTGAGCCAGGCTAGCCCGCAGAAGTTGCGAGTGCCCGCATGCACTGCCAGCAGCAGCGATTCGCTCTTGTCGTTGAGCAGTTCCGAGTCGGTCAGCGTGCCGGGCGTGACGACCCGCACCACCTTGCGCTCCACCGGCCCCTTGCTGGCGCCGACCTCGCCCACCTGCTCGCAGATGGCGACCGATTCGCCGAGCTTGATGAGCCGCGCGAGGTAGGTGTCGACCGCATGGAAGGGCACGCCGCACATCACCACCGGCTGGCCGGCCGACTGGCCGCGCTGGGTGAGCGTGATGTCGAGCAGGCGCGCGGCCTTTTCGGCGTCGGCCCAGAACAGCTCGTAGAAATCGCCCATCCGGTAGAACAACAGGGTGTCCGGATGGTTCGCTTTGAGGCCCAGGTACTGCGCCATCATCGGCGTATGCCCGGAGAAGTCGCTGGTCGAGGGGGAGGGTTGCGCAGTCGTCGTTTTCACTCGGACGATTATCGGGGACGGCGGACGGCCCGGCCGGCGATCGGCGCCGCTCTAAAATCTGTCGGCGCGAACCCCGCGTGAAGAACAAGGCGCCCATGGTCCACCCGGATGAATTCAAAGGCCCTGACGCAGACGCGCTGCCCGATACCGCGACCTTGCCCGCAGAACTCGCCGCGCTGTACCTCTGCATGTCGCCGGCCCAGCTCGCCGACCTGCGCAAATCGAGACGCCCGGATGGGCGAGCAGGCAACGGCCCGCCCATCATCAAGCCTGTGGAAAGCGCCACAAAGGGACCGAAAGACCCGGTGCTCTACGAACTCGGCACCTTGCGCGACTTTGCCAGGTCGCATGCCGCCCCGACGGCCTTCGACACCGCGTTGAACTCCGGCATGCTGGGCTGGGTGTCCGCCAAGCTGCCCTTCTTCGCCGAGCCCGAACCCCGCGTCAAGCGCGGCCGTCGCGTGCTCATCGGCGGCGCCTGGGACCGGGCGGACCCCCTGCGCGAGCAACGCTTCAAGGAGCTGGCGAAGGGCCGCATCCGCTTCACATCACTGACATGCGCCGAAGCCGCCGCGAGCCTGTGGGCCGATGTTGCAAGCCACGCTGAGTTCGCCGAAAAAGGACTCGCCCTGCTCAGGAGCGAGACGCAGGCCATCGAGGCTTCGCTGGCAGCCACCGGCCTCCTGGCCGCGGCTTCGAATCCGGATGCGGTGAAGACCTGAGCCCACATCCAGCCTGACCATGGACGAGTACCGATGCTGATCAACTGCGTTGCCTATGAAAACGGCGCCAAGCTCGCCGATATTCCGG
Protein-coding regions in this window:
- the mutS gene encoding DNA mismatch repair protein MutS; this translates as MKTTTAQPSPSTSDFSGHTPMMAQYLGLKANHPDTLLFYRMGDFYELFWADAEKAARLLDITLTQRGQSAGQPVVMCGVPFHAVDTYLARLIKLGESVAICEQVGEVGASKGPVERKVVRVVTPGTLTDSELLNDKSESLLLAVHAGTRNFCGLAWLSVTGAELRLAECPADALEAWIARIAPSELLYSAEVTPAFEQRLKAARAATPFTLSIRPAWQFDGGLGERKLSEQMGSNSLAAWNAESLSNAHAAAAALLGYAEHTQGRALSHVQRLSVERDGDLIELPPTTRRNLELVQTLRGEDSPTMFSLLDTCMTGMGSRLLKRWLLSPRRERGEAQARLEAIGALQSTVLGGTAAPWRSLREQLKNTSDVERIAARIALRQVRPRELLALRLALAKAEQLAPLLPASAALLDRIAERLAPPPGCADLLVSAIKPDPSALVRDGGVIATGHDAELDELRAISENCDDFLLKLEVSERERTGISNLRVQFNRVHGFYIEVTQSALSKVPDNYRRRQTLKNAERFITPELKAFEDKALSAQDRALAREKWLYEQLLDALQPSVPALTQLAGAIATLDTLCALAERSHTLHWRAPSFVSHPCIEIQQGRHPVVEARLAEKSSGGFIANDTQLGPQQRMQIITGPNMGGKSTYMRQVAIIVLLASIGSHVPAAACRLGPIDAIHTRIGAADDLANAQSTFMLEMTEAAQILHSATAQSLVLMDEIGRGTSTFDGLALAAGIAAQLHDRSKAFTLFATHYFELTEFPATHHCAVNMHVSATEAGRDIVFLHEMQPGPASKSYGIQVARLAGMPAAVVNHARQALEALESQHAQTRAQVDLFAPPPAAETPMASAVESALAALDPDTMSPREALDALYALQKLNTREHSAVG